A DNA window from Aestuariispira ectoiniformans contains the following coding sequences:
- a CDS encoding branched-chain amino acid ABC transporter permease, producing the protein MFSTILSGDLPKGKILRLLLLVIVLGLAFAPFLFPGVRALNTAATICIFIVLAASYDLLIGYTGVVSFAHTMFFGIGAYGVAITLDKAVPGWGGVLIGTGLGLAVAIVLAFVIGLFSLRVKEIFFAMVTLAVASAFLILASQLSGLTGGEDGLTYKLPRLLSPAFKLIDEKVLGVRINGRLLNYYLVFWGALGLFLVMLRVVNSPFGRVLQAIRENQFRAEALGYRTVVYRTIANCLAAAIAALAGVLMALWHKYTGPDTTLSLTIMIDILLMVVIGGMGSLYGAAIGATLFVLAKNYLQALMGDAADGLSAVPMLAELVHPDRWMLWLGVLFILSVYFFPTGVVGKLRRSEPGTQNN; encoded by the coding sequence ATGTTTTCGACAATTCTATCCGGCGATTTGCCCAAAGGTAAAATTTTACGGCTGTTGCTGCTGGTGATTGTGTTGGGGCTGGCGTTCGCACCATTCCTGTTCCCCGGCGTCAGGGCCCTTAATACGGCAGCGACAATTTGCATCTTCATCGTGCTGGCGGCGAGCTATGACCTGTTGATTGGCTATACCGGCGTTGTCTCCTTCGCGCATACCATGTTCTTCGGGATCGGGGCCTACGGGGTGGCGATTACTTTGGACAAGGCCGTGCCGGGCTGGGGCGGGGTGCTGATTGGAACCGGTCTGGGGCTGGCCGTGGCGATTGTCCTGGCATTTGTCATCGGGCTGTTTTCACTGCGGGTGAAGGAGATATTCTTTGCCATGGTGACCCTGGCGGTTGCCAGCGCCTTCCTGATCCTGGCGTCACAGCTATCCGGTCTGACCGGTGGCGAAGACGGGCTGACTTACAAGCTGCCAAGGCTTCTTTCCCCGGCCTTCAAGCTGATTGATGAAAAGGTTCTGGGCGTTCGTATTAACGGCCGCCTGTTGAACTATTATCTTGTTTTCTGGGGGGCATTGGGCCTGTTCCTGGTAATGCTACGGGTGGTTAATTCACCCTTCGGTCGGGTGTTGCAGGCCATTCGCGAGAACCAGTTTCGCGCAGAAGCATTAGGCTATCGGACGGTCGTCTATCGGACGATTGCCAACTGTCTGGCGGCGGCCATCGCGGCCCTGGCAGGCGTGTTGATGGCGCTTTGGCATAAATATACCGGTCCGGATACAACGCTTTCCCTGACGATCATGATCGACATTCTGTTGATGGTGGTGATCGGGGGGATGGGCTCCCTTTATGGGGCCGCCATTGGTGCGACGTTGTTTGTGCTGGCGAAGAACTATCTTCAGGCATTGATGGGCGACGCCGCCGATGGTCTGTCAGCCGTACCGATGCTGGCGGAGCTTGTTCATCCCGACCGCTGGATGCTTTGGCTGGGTGTGTTGTTCATATTGAGTGTCTATTTTTTCCCGACCGGTGTCGTTGGTAAACTGCGCCGCAGTGAGCCCGGAACACAGAACAATTAG
- a CDS encoding branched-chain amino acid ABC transporter permease, which produces MSDDIRETPVSLSGNIQDRFKINMPVFIVPILAALGLVLIGDFSTWATLTLAGLAMGMMVFVMASGLTLVFGLMDVLNFGHGAFISIGAFVGATILLALGSWTGVDSLWLNLAAVGLAVVGAMAVSGALGLFFERVIVRPVYGAHLKQILITMGGLIVAEEVIHMIWGPNAIPLPRPLALQGAWSIGDIVVEKYRVAAVVIGLLLFLAMRWVFNRTRLGLLIRAGVEDGEMVEALGYRINRIFILVFVAGSALAALGGVMWGLYDEIITAQIGMNILILVFIVVIIGGLGSVEGCFIGAMLVGLMANYTGYLAPKVALGSNILLMVAVLMWRPAGLLPVSKR; this is translated from the coding sequence ATGAGTGACGATATTCGCGAAACGCCGGTATCTCTGAGCGGCAATATCCAGGACCGCTTCAAGATCAATATGCCGGTTTTTATTGTTCCGATCCTGGCGGCTCTCGGTCTTGTCCTGATCGGTGATTTCTCCACCTGGGCAACGTTGACGCTTGCAGGGCTCGCCATGGGCATGATGGTTTTCGTCATGGCGTCCGGCCTTACCCTTGTTTTCGGGCTTATGGATGTCCTGAACTTCGGTCATGGTGCCTTTATTTCAATCGGCGCATTTGTCGGGGCCACCATTCTCCTGGCGCTGGGTAGTTGGACCGGCGTGGACAGCCTCTGGCTGAACCTCGCGGCGGTCGGCCTTGCCGTGGTTGGCGCGATGGCTGTCAGCGGGGCGCTGGGTCTGTTCTTTGAGCGTGTCATCGTTCGACCGGTCTATGGCGCGCATCTCAAACAGATTCTGATCACCATGGGCGGTCTGATCGTTGCGGAGGAGGTGATCCACATGATCTGGGGCCCGAATGCCATTCCGTTACCGCGTCCTCTGGCCCTGCAGGGGGCATGGAGTATCGGCGATATCGTTGTGGAAAAATATCGCGTTGCCGCCGTGGTGATCGGGCTTTTGTTATTCCTCGCCATGCGGTGGGTCTTCAACCGTACACGGCTGGGGCTTTTGATCCGTGCGGGCGTGGAAGACGGCGAAATGGTCGAGGCCTTGGGTTATCGCATCAACCGGATTTTCATTCTGGTCTTTGTTGCCGGGTCGGCTTTGGCTGCTCTGGGTGGCGTGATGTGGGGACTTTACGACGAAATCATCACCGCACAGATTGGCATGAATATCCTGATCCTTGTTTTTATTGTGGTGATTATCGGCGGGCTTGGCTCTGTCGAGGGGTGTTTTATCGGGGCAATGCTGGTGGGGCTGATGGCGAATTATACCGGTTATCTCGCGCCCAAGGTCGCCCTGGGGTCCAACATTCTTTTGATGGTGGCTGTTTTGATGTGGCGTCCGGCAGGACTGCTGCCGGTCAGCAAGCGATAG
- a CDS encoding ABC transporter ATP-binding protein: MSSSLLKLEGVHTHIEQYHILQGVDLEVPEGGITMLLGRNGAGKTTTMRTIMGLWKASKGRITFNDGDITGNQTPDIAAKDVAYVPENMGIFGDLTVRENMVLAARSGQMDDGRLEWIFNFFPALKKFWNWPAGNLSGGQKQMLAIARAVIEPRRLILIDEPTKGLAPAIVDALIEAILELKETRTTILLVEQNFRMARAVGDTVAVMDDGRVVHHGAMADLATDTSLQTKLLGLSLEAHQ, translated from the coding sequence ATGTCTAGTTCCTTGCTGAAACTGGAAGGGGTGCACACCCATATCGAGCAGTATCACATCCTGCAGGGGGTGGATCTGGAGGTTCCCGAAGGCGGTATAACCATGCTGTTGGGACGCAATGGTGCGGGCAAGACAACGACCATGCGCACCATCATGGGGCTGTGGAAGGCATCGAAAGGCCGTATCACCTTCAATGACGGTGATATAACAGGAAACCAGACGCCGGATATCGCTGCGAAAGACGTCGCCTATGTTCCTGAGAATATGGGGATTTTTGGTGATCTGACCGTTCGCGAAAATATGGTTCTGGCGGCGCGGAGCGGCCAGATGGATGATGGGCGGCTGGAGTGGATATTCAATTTTTTCCCGGCCCTGAAGAAATTCTGGAACTGGCCTGCGGGCAATCTGTCCGGCGGTCAAAAGCAGATGCTCGCCATTGCACGGGCGGTCATTGAACCGCGCCGTCTTATCTTGATCGACGAACCGACAAAGGGGCTTGCTCCGGCGATTGTCGATGCGCTGATCGAGGCCATTCTCGAGCTTAAGGAAACCAGGACCACTATTCTTCTGGTGGAACAGAACTTCCGGATGGCGCGGGCCGTGGGCGATACGGTCGCCGTGATGGATGATGGCCGCGTCGTGCACCATGGGGCCATGGCCGACCTTGCGACCGACACCAGCCTGCAAACAAAGCTTTTGGGGCTAAGCCTGGAGGCACATCAATGA
- a CDS encoding ABC transporter ATP-binding protein, protein MLHMQEPPVLETEALSIRFGGHVAVDNVTCAFERGTLTAIVGPNGAGKTTYFNLISGQLKASSGTVRLFGEDITGKTAPSRARLGIGRAFQLTNLFPNLTVLENVRLAVQSRAGIGVRLFSLAASHRGLLERAEHCLAQAKLLDRAGDIVSALPHGDQRKLEVAVLLALEPEVLMFDEPTAGMSVDEAPVILELIQEIKADKSKTVLLVEHKMDVVRSLADRIIVLHNGALVADGMPEEVISAPIVQEAYLGTGGGAHV, encoded by the coding sequence CCGCCGGTCCTTGAGACGGAGGCTCTGTCGATCCGGTTTGGCGGCCATGTGGCTGTCGACAATGTGACCTGCGCCTTTGAGCGCGGAACGTTGACGGCTATCGTCGGGCCGAACGGGGCGGGAAAAACCACATATTTCAACCTGATTTCCGGCCAGTTGAAGGCGTCTTCCGGTACCGTCCGGCTGTTTGGTGAGGATATCACCGGCAAAACCGCACCATCGCGGGCAAGGCTGGGCATCGGGCGTGCCTTTCAGTTGACCAATCTGTTTCCTAATCTGACGGTTCTGGAAAACGTTCGCCTGGCTGTGCAGTCCCGCGCCGGGATTGGTGTGCGGCTTTTCTCGCTGGCAGCCAGTCACCGTGGCTTGTTGGAGCGTGCCGAACATTGCCTGGCGCAGGCAAAGCTTCTGGACCGGGCCGGTGATATCGTCTCCGCATTGCCACATGGGGATCAGCGGAAACTGGAAGTTGCCGTTCTTCTGGCCCTGGAACCGGAAGTTCTGATGTTTGACGAACCGACAGCGGGGATGAGTGTGGATGAGGCGCCTGTCATTCTGGAACTAATCCAGGAGATCAAGGCCGATAAATCGAAGACGGTCTTGCTGGTGGAACACAAGATGGATGTGGTGCGCAGTCTCGCCGACCGGATCATTGTCCTGCACAATGGTGCACTCGTTGCTGACGGGATGCCCGAGGAAGTGATAAGCGCACCGATCGTCCAGGAAGCCTATCTGGGAACGGGAGGTGGCGCACATGTCTAG